In the Zingiber officinale cultivar Zhangliang chromosome 5A, Zo_v1.1, whole genome shotgun sequence genome, GGACCGTTGGATCTAGGTCATTTTCTTAGGCAATTAGGCTGCCTTCGCTCTGTTTATAGCCACACACAGACACACTACAACAGTTGGTGATTTGCTTATCTTAAGCTTCATATAGGCAGCGGCGGAGTGGAAGAAATCTGCAATATGGTGCAGAGGTTAACCTACCGGAAGAGGCATAGCTATGCCACCAAATCGAATCAGACTCGTGTAGTCAAAACCCCTGGTAAAGATCCAATTTTTCTTCCTTTCTCGTGGTTCCAGCTTTTAGCAAATTTGTTGATGGCCCAGGTTTATTTTAAATGATTCGATTTTCCATTCCATTACTTTGATTATTGGTCTCGTTTAAAATTATTGCCTTTCTATTTCAaggattttgtttttgttttcttgaTAATTTGGCGTAAGGTGTCTGGCAATTCGTTTTCTCGTAATCACGGTTCGTTTCGTTGTGAATTGGTTTGTTTTCTAAAGTGCAGGTGGGAAGCTCGTGTACCAGTACACTCACAAGAGAGCCAGCGGACCGAAATGCCCTGTGACTGGAAAGAGAATACAAGGGGTTTGCACTTCTGCTGCTTCttgtttatctttaaaaattttctgactTGTTATCTTGTTGGAAACTATAGACTTGAATGCTTTTGTTCTTACTTTGTTCTGGTTCAATTTGCTATCTTCATATGTTTTGTTATCTTTTAATCAAATTGTCACAACCTTAACATTATTCCATAATTAgcctaattatatatatatatatatatatatatattacagcTCAAATCCAACTCTATTTTCATTTCTTCACAACTTAAATATGGAATATAAACAAACGTTATTATAATGAATCAGCATTAACCAGCATATTGATATGATTTTGTTTCTTCCCACCTAGgtctaaattattattattatttttaaaaatgagaaAAGTTAATGCTTGAGTTTTATATGCAATTTGTGATGATATTGCGGGTCATTTAACATCAATTAGATGGAAAGAAAATGATGATGTATATTTCACTTATAAAATCATATGGGTTAGTAGCAAGGTTCTAGAATTCGCTAGGCACTAGTCGAGTGCTACGCCCGGGCCTAGCGCCTAGGCCGTctaggcggggactaggcgcTACTAGGTGGATTCCAGGATATCAACATATATTATATAATAAATCACATTCTATAACTCcaacacaataacatcaaatttaaaatgagttcaaaatcatATAACGAATAAAATATCACAAATTTATTTTACTTCttgttctccataattttcaacttgttcttcatcggacacaaatTCAATATCAttatcggacacaaactcaagattacattttagttttttttaattgagCTTTAAATTTAAAAGCCCAAACTAAAACAAATCGTGAAAACCCTACACTATTTTCGCGATGCCTAGACGAGTTGACCGATTAGTCGGCGCCTAGGACCGCCTAGGCTGGTTGATTAGCATATTTTCGGTGTGGCTAGCGGACGCCTAGTGCCTAGGTTGCCGCCTAGGCTGATTTTTAGAACACTGGTTAGTAGAGATATGTTATACCACTAATTTAACTTctactttctctctctctctctctctctctctctctctctctacacatgttgaattttttttattttattttatgcctAAAAGAGCTTATGGATGTTTTAGAGTTGTATATgttgtgatttttttttgtaGATGAAATGAACATCTCTTGAGAATGTCTTGTTGTTAGCTCTATGTGCCTTTTctatatttgatgtcttgtgccTCAACATGTTAGAACTTAAATTGTGTTTTTCtctacttaaataaacatgatgaACAGATGCGGAATATGATAGGAAATTACCTCTAGCCATTGATATTCCAGTAATGCTTAAATAAAACTCAAATAATTCTTTTATCAATTTGTGAGTTTCTAAGCACTCCTAAGCTCACTATATATGGTGCAATAGTTCTTGAAGTTGTAAGTAACTCTTATCTTTACCGAGTCAATTCAAAAGATTGTGGCGAATCCTGAGGAGCTTTTATCCATTTTAGATAATTATGCATGTCAAGATAAGATTTTCACTtaattatgcatgattaaatCTTAACAAATATATGTACCACTTAAATCTCAACAAATATATGAGACATTAAAATACATAATTAAGGTGCTAGCTAGAGCTTTGTCTTTAGTTGCAAATTGTTCATCAATTACCTTAAGTGGATTTTTAACATTATAATTCTCTTCAACTCAACCATGAGTATCAGCAGAGATCTTGATCATTATAAACATTACACAAAGACAATTAGATTGTTCCCATTTTTCATAAGGGCCAACTATATCAGGAATGCTATTTTCAGTAATGAAAATTCTTTACTTTCAAACATTATAATCATCCCCAAGTTTGAGAATGTTGTAATGCATATCAGAGAAATTCACAAGTTGTACTACTTATAAACTTAGACACATgcttactttaaaattttttaggcAAATGTCATGTTTTACCAATGTAAATTATGTCATGAAAATCTAGTGACATAAAATTGTCTTGTCggttaaaattttaatcaaattagatttaaatataactttataataaaattattaaattaatttcccCTAACTACCCTTGATAAATTAaggaaaattaattttgatattttatcctaattagttatataaatataataaaacttCATGTGcagtaaaatttattatatttataaaataaatcacaATTAATATATATTAAGTGATCTAAATTCACTTAATGTATAAATTTACATGATTAGGAATGTTATGGTTATTTCTTAATTACTTAAAATTATACAATTCACTAGATAAAATTTTTTCTTTACTTAATGCTTTACATAATAATTATTTAGTAATACAATTAACATTTACTAAGAACTTGTGCTCATAGTAAAATTTGATTGGGTGAGTCCTCATTAAAACTAAACTCCTTAGATAGAGTAATATTCCTCAGAAGACCAGCCGCAAACTCCTTTAATTCTTGCTTTTTTTTTGTCTCCTCATAATTATCATTAAACAACTTAATTATTCacattttaacttaattattgcCATTAATGACGATTATGCAAAATCAGTTTCTAAGATTGCTCTCGGGAAAGTTTGGTTAAGTCTTAGAAGAATTTAAACCGTCTATGAAAAATTCTCTTAGTTCATGATTTCTTACGCCACCTCATAATTATTATTAACTAACTTATTCATATAAAATTAgaaatagttcaataataattaaatttgagtAGATGTGAGTTTTAAGTGCTAATTTTTTTTGACTTAATTAGCAAATATATGAAATGTTTTAGCATAAATATCAAATATTACAATCATAATAAGTCAATAATTACAATCATAATATGCATTAAGATATTAAATATACTTATTTACCAAATTAGCACAATAATTGTTAACCATAATAGTATTTCTATAACAATTATTTGAATAATTAAAAAATGAACATGTCTAAAGTCATCAGAATTGCAGGCATTGAAAGTTCAATAATGACatgcaaattaaaatttagaaaatttaattctTAATATATGACTCAGTACATATAAGAACAACATCTCACAAAATGGCAAAATTACTAGTGCCAAAATTAATTTGGTGGAGGAAATGAAAATTGATTTAACAACACAgcaaattatagaaaaattatttaaaataattttcacaaaattttgaaataaaaaatttaatcgaATTAAGGCAGAGATAAAACTCGTTCTGATACCAACTTTAAGAACTTAAATCATGTTTTCTATATTCAAATAAACATGATGAACAAATGCAGAATAGGACCGAATATTACCTTTAACCATTGATAGTTTAGTAAAGCTTGAATAAAACTCATATTCTTCTATCAATTTGTGAGTCTTTTAAGAATTGCAAACCTCAATATAGATGGCGTAACAATTCTTAGGGACCTCAAAGCCACTCTTTATTGGTAAATCATTACCATGACAAAGCCAATCTAAAAGAAGATTGTAGCAAATcatgattatatcaaaaaattttattttgacaTTTCAAGTGACCCATATATTTGTTGAGATTTAAGTGGTCTATATATTTATTAAGATTTAATTATGCATaattaagtgtaaaatatttcTCGATATGCATAATTACTTGAATTGGATAAAATCTCATCATAATTTGTCATAATCTTTTGGATTGACTTTGATGGTAACAAGTTACTTATAAATAGTGGCTTTGAGGTTCCTAATCACTCACTCCTTCAAGAATTATTACACCATTTATAATAAGGATTGGAGTGCATAAATGATTCTCAAATTGATAAAAGAATATTTGAGTCTTATTCAAGTTTTATTGGAATATCAATGGCTGGGGTAATATCCAATCTTATTCCGCATTTGTTCGTTATGTTTATTTGAATATAGAAAATCATGATTTAAGTTCTAACAGTAGGTAACGGTGCTATATTATCTCCTCCTCAATTCGATTAAAGTTTGTTAGAAAATTTTGTGAAATTTGTTTTGTACAAATTTTCTATATAATTTTctatttagttaaattaatttactTATCCTCTACCTAATTAATTTTGATACTGATAATTTTGACATTTGGTAATATGTTCTTATATCTATTTAGTTATGTATTAAGAATTAATTTTTCTGAATTCTAATTTGGATGTTATTCTTAAACTTTCAATGGATTTGTAATTCTTAAATAGACTTTAGACATGGTGCAATTTTCAATTATGCAAATAATTAATATAGAAATattattacagttaagtattattGTGCTACTTGGGTAAAGATAAATATTGTGAttgtaattatttatttgttataattatttatttgttataaTTGTAATATTTGATATTCTTGCTAAATCATTCCATGTAATTTAGACGGTAGTTATTGAACACATAGAagcataataaattgtgatagaTGAGACATAATAGTCGTCTCCTCACCTTTCACCGCGACTTCTGTATTTTGTTTACTCCTTCAGTGAATGACAAGATACATGGATCAAGTGGGAGAATATTTGAAAAAGATTATTTTTGACATTTTAAGTGGCCTATATATTTGTTGAGAGTTGAGTGGTCCATATATTTGATGAGATTCAAGTGATCTATATATTTGTTAAGATTTAATTATGCAGGATTAAGTGAAAATCTTATTTTGATACATAATTTATCTGAAATGGATAAAATTTCATCATGATGGATAAAATCTCATCATCACTTGCCATAATCTTTATGCTGAAGAATAGTGATGTCTATAAATGACTGTCAATTGTTTAGACGGTCAATTTCAGTGCATGAACACCCCTACATGGGTCTAACACATGAGGACTTTGAAGAATTATTCCGTGTCTGCTTGTGGAACAATGGTGCACTAGTGCTGGATTAATCCGCTTTTCCTCATGGTTTGAAATAGTACAGAACCCATGACATTTATGACCCAGCTTTTATTCTGGTTCGTTTGtgctttttattttttaacctctcacTATATCACTTCTGCAACAGCAGAACTTAGGTTACAGTTTTTCTTTGGTTGTTTTTTGTGAAAAAAAATTGTTCTTAACATCTGGCAAGTCGGTCAAATGCCAAATGCTGACACGGAGGCTCTTGTGGTCACACTATTGGTATTTCATCATTGCCATTATGAAAAATTGTCAATACATATGTTCCTATGCTTTTTTATAGGTTCATTTCAGAAAATCATCTGCTCATTGCCTAATGGATTGTCATCTATTTTTCATTGAAATTTTGTTTCTTGATGTGATTCAGGTTTTTATTCTTTTTGATTTTTCTAGATGTTGATTCTTTTCCTTCGTGTTTAGATTCCTCACTTGAGACCCACTCAGTACAAGAGGTCTAGGCTATCCAGAAACCGAAGGACTGTGAACCGAGCTTATGGTGGAGTTTTATCTGGAGGTGCTGTCAGAGAGAGGTGGGTAATTTGGGCTTCAGCACGTTAGCCGATTCATAGCCTATAACTTTGTACAGTTTGCACCTTATCgtctacttctatttcttcattTCCAGGATCATTCGAGCCTTTCTGGTAGAAGAGCAGAAGATAGTGAAGAAGGTCTTGAAAATTCAAAAGACTAAAGAGAAGCAGTCCTCCAAGAGCTAGGCCAATGAACTAAATGAGTTGTGTTATGCAATAGTTCCGTCGATATTCTCAGTAGAATTATCTACTTCCCTTGTCGTGTTAATGTGGCGGCACTGTACGTGGTATAACTGTATTATTTCCTGAGATTTTAGGTGTATTTGGTTTATTATTCCATGGATCTGTTTTATTCCTGTGTTTGCGGCATTGTTTGTGGTGATGTTAGAATTGATGTTACACATGAGGAAATTGGactgcagatttttttttttctcattcacCTACATGTTAGAAATAAAAGTTTTTAGATTCACAAGGCAAGAAAACCTTTCAAACATACCTACATGTGAGAAATGCAAGTTTTTATATTCGAAATCCAGATAAAATCTAAAATggtattgagaaaaaaaaattgtccaagataattttttttcaagaaaTAGAACATTTTTATAGATAATATAAGGTGAAATTATAATTGTGTTTTTTTTAATTGTCACTTGTCTTATCACAATCATGGCAAGTataataagataaaaaaaaaaatcaaaagtgtagcatcttttaaataaaaaaaaaaaaaatcaaagagcaCCCGCTagatgttttatataaaaaatattgctTGTTCCAGCCCTCACAAACTGTTACAAGGTATATTAGTTACTCGTTGTTACACTATAAAAACGaactattttatttaaattaaaattattttatatatgattcggcagtaaggacgggggacctcCTTTGTGGGGAGCCAGTGACAcgtgaaggtcagaagtcaaaagggTCGGTATGAGATccatccgatcggagaagggtcgggtcgatcggccgaacgggtccgggcggaatcaaagacaacccgatggggagtcgggtttccgacgctcatggtgaacagggtcgcagggccgagcgggtagcccgctcggccgaggcgtaaagcagcaatgctgttaaggaacagtctcagccgagcacgcgatggagtgaaatctttccagtcggaccgatacctacgcccggtcggaccgatgcctgccgagcggatggacgctcggctcagggaaaaaagagacaaggacaaggggacattggggaacatcttctgacaacaggcatgttcgacgaccaagccatacgcagaatcatacgacggaaggttctgctgtcccatcagagaggtgctcggactgtagcagtatggtgtcaggcatgctcctctggtaagcccatactaaggtatggtaaaggacacgtgtacgcctcggtaggtgtgcataagcctccccacaactctatataagagccctcagacttcgccggaggtacgcgatctctcatctttggagccacttcatcgttttcctcttgcctgacttgagcgtcggagggtcgtcgccgggaaccccttcccggctcgacttccttgcaggttcgccggagatttgtgcagctggtcggagataggggagagcgccacgtccccagtgtccgtcgactcagtgcccggacaggatcaatataaaATACTATTACATTAAAATAACCTTTATATGCTTagctaaaattactttaaatatgtaaaaatcactttaaaataattataaaaactaCTTGAATAGTTGACGGACAATTATAATTGAATCATGACCTCTAAATTCTACCTAGGACGGGTTGGCGGAGATGTTGGCGACGAACATAATCGACTTTTGCCACCatgaattctaaattctaaataccattatatcaaaatatttttatcaatttggtcaaaattttaaattttattaaaatcattttaactggatcaaaatcactttaaaatagtTGTATTAATTATTTAAGTTGCTACTACGCATTTGTATAGCTACTAAGTAGTTGCCACATTACTATAACGATAACATATTGACGGTTACACATTGTAATAGCTAGTTGTAGCTACAGTAATAATACTGAAAGTAAAAGCTATTATAATGTTATAGTAATTACGATAACTATAACTAttacatgttgtagtagctaattATGTTGCtactagagccgtcaatttggttTAGGTCCGTTGGGTTGACCTGTCTCACCAAATAATTTAAATGGGTTGCGTTGAAATTTTATGAATCCATTTAAAGGCGGACCAACCCGCCTGGGCCCGCAACCTACGCAAGTTGGCTCGTGGTGTGCTTGGATTGGTCCGCGAGTTGAGGAAATATTGAAGTAGTAGATCATGCACCTTGAACCGCCGTTGAAGTCCCTTAGTCCTTCTGTCGTGTTCATCATAGATAAGAACACACTTGATGCTCTTTTGTAGTGCATTAATGCAATTGAGGCTAATAGATTGGTTTATAACTGATGGTGTCACTTTTGTTTGCTCGAGTTCCTCCTTTCCACAAACCTCCGATGATCTCCCCTCAATCCAAAATCCAAAAGAGTGAGAAGTAAAGGAGTGTTAGAACTGGTTGGccctaatggtcggccactccaacgctcaagttagttctCCATTCAAGAATAGAAGAAGAATGTAACCAGAAAAAGAAAGTAGAAACCAAtgctaaataattaaattttggagAAGAGTCACCTCTGCTCAACAGAAGAAACAACCCCTCCCATTTACCTCAATCCCTTCCCTATATAGCCCTCAAAAAGGAATCTCCATGTAATACTTGACCTTGTCAGGCCGTCGAGGACTAAAGGAGACAGTTGTTAAACCATACACTGACATTGTCGAGTTGTTAGCAAGCAAGTTGTCAGGTCATTATGCTCCAAGGTTTCTCAAGCTCAGATAGAAAAGCACTagtactgtagcatcatgcagtAACGTAGCAACGAAACACTGTAGCATCTAAAAAATGTGATTGCTCAGGAGAGCACATTGCTTTTTGGAAAATTGCTACTACTATAGTAGTACTGTAGCGCTGGTGCTTAGCAACAAGGTTGCATTGCTCTGTCGGTTGATCGAGTCTCTTGAGGGGCACTGTAACAATATTGGATGGTAGCGATACTATAGCATTACTGTAGTGACATACTGTAGCATTATTGCGGTGATGATACAATAGCATTATTGTAGCGCCAGTACTATAACAATGGCTAGTCTACAAGATACTATAGTAGTACTGTAGTAATATACTATAATAACAGTACTGTAACAACGGGATGTATTGCTTGGATGGCTAATCAAGTCGCTTGGGGGTACTATAGCAATACTGTAtgatagcagtactgtagcattaTTGTGGCAACGATAATGTAGTATTACTATAGCGACATGATAAATATACCACTTGGAAGAACAATATAATTGCTTGGAACATTGTAGCACCAATGTACTGTAGTACCCAAGAACCATATTACTCTGAAGAACAATCTAATTGCTCGGGATACTGTAGCAATGATGTACTATAGTACCTAAGAACTATATTACTCAGAAGAATAATTTGATTTCTCGGGACATTATAGCAACGATGTACCATAGTACCCGAGAACTATATTACTTGGAAGAACAATTTGATGGCTTGGAATATTGTAGCAATGTTACTGTAGCACTACTATAACATTTCTATAACAATGAGCATTTGGACGTTTGAATTGTTTAGAGAAAAAATAATTTCTAGAAACACTGTAGCACAACTCTAGTATACTATAGTTACTATAGTTGGgggatttattttgaaaaaatgtggaaccgtcacatcagcgacccccctagagccggtcccacggatatggagggaggctGTGGCAGTGTTAACCgagatttaatttgagtttctaGAATATTATAGCATTTTACTATAGCAAAATTAATCGAGAATTAATTTGAGTTTCCAGACCATTATAGCATTTGTTGTAGCAtactgtgttggtgcaatcgacctaggttttgatcggtacgatcatagttttgatgtgtgtgtcaaagagtttaagctaggttcacccttgtatttgatttgtgtatttgagttgtgcaggtttgtaggatacacatgcgactcaggttgatggctttgggtccggtgaaggatgaagcatccgagggaccgtggacaaggcagcgaggacaagggccgagagaagcgacttcgaggcatacgcgaaggatgacattggggacgagccgcgggcttgaatgcatccgagggacgagagccaaaggaagtaggcttgaaagcaagatgttaaagctgcaaaggaagtgtcaaatgagtcataagggtgagggtacgagtgcatgagaaattgtactcggagtaaaatcctagttttagggtttactgtagcagtactgtagcgttactgtagcagtgttgtagcagtcgactgcatattttagcagtcgactggtgcagtcgatcgcgcagtcgactgggtgtgaacagaatggttctgttcgtttggtcagtgtggatcagttgactgcatattttagcagtcgactggtaaatgaccgttgacaTACTGTTGGTGCTgtaaagtagccgttggctacctccaacagtaacacca is a window encoding:
- the LOC121980321 gene encoding 60S ribosomal protein L34, with translation MVQRLTYRKRHSYATKSNQTRVVKTPGGKLVYQYTHKRASGPKCPVTGKRIQGIPHLRPTQYKRSRLSRNRRTVNRAYGGVLSGGAVRERIIRAFLVEEQKIVKKVLKIQKTKEKQSSKS